The following coding sequences are from one Malaciobacter pacificus window:
- a CDS encoding EthD family reductase: MIKVSVLYPNGEDVKFDKDYYLNKHIPLAAELVGDALKGANVDFGLANGIPGEPIPYVVMTHLTFESIESFQSAFTPHAEKIMTDLPNFTNTKPIIQISEVEI; the protein is encoded by the coding sequence ATGATTAAAGTAAGTGTTTTATACCCAAATGGAGAAGATGTAAAATTCGATAAGGATTATTATCTAAATAAGCATATTCCATTAGCAGCTGAATTAGTTGGTGATGCTTTAAAAGGTGCAAATGTTGATTTTGGTTTAGCAAATGGAATTCCAGGTGAACCAATACCTTATGTTGTAATGACTCATCTTACATTTGAATCAATTGAATCGTTTCAATCTGCTTTTACACCTCATGCAGAAAAGATTATGACAGACTTACCAAACTTCACAAATACAAAACCTATCATTCAAATAAGTGAAGTTGAAATTTAG